The DNA sequence CCTTTCTAAACAACTATTGCCcccataaaaaaaataatttcatatcTTAAATTTGATTTAAAGATTCCATGATaaactgattttttttaatattgatttttactTAACTCTTATTATATACACAgtctgatttaatttttttacatgtatgTTTCACATAGCTTTCTCACACTAAAAGCTATAAGGCTAAGGTCGTGTATAATCGCAGTAATAGAGTAGATTGTACACTAATCTCGATGCTCTGCATCGATGATATTATTACAAGTATTCTAACTATAACCACGGAAATACGCGAGAAGAAGCTTGTTGGATATTCAGCTTACTCTCCGGGTGATGAGGCTCTAAGTCCACCAAGTATTATAAGCAACATACTTACATATTACATGTCTAGGAAAGGGATTGCAATTCATTATAGAATGTGATGCCAACGCATACCATACCATATTGGGCAGCACAAACATTAAAGCAACGGGtgaatatattttgaatttgatCTAATCTGAAGGTTTAATAATATCCAATATAGAAAATACTACGCTagaacttacaactaaaattttacaagtgctaataaatcagaggataagtttagcagatgaacaacagggttttcgcagtgaaagatcgtgtacagatgcaatattcctTTTAAAGcgaattactgagaaatcactgagtATAATAGACTGGCATTTCTGTGTCAGAttaacctaaagaaagcgtttgacaagCTTCGAACCAGATCATTATGGAACATTCAAAAAAAATTACGACGGACATAATAAGCAGAGACAAGAAAATAGTCAAAACCATAGTTGGTTTTAAAGGGCACTGTAAGCTAAATAGGCAGTTAAATCTGATGAGATTAGCAGATGATGACCCACGCAGATTCTCTCACCTAGTAGAAGAAACAATAGAGTACATTTTATATCAGTGTGGCAGCCTAGAAAATGTGCGGTTCTTAGTATTAGGCGAAGAAAAGCCACCGGCAAAGACTTACATTCAGTCTTAAATgtattagactttttaaaaagggtcaggctaaaGAATGTAATCTAGGACTAGATAACCACAATAGGCCTGAAGTCTTGCAGTGGAATAGTCCAAAAGACACCTCATTGAATCATTCTATCTATCTAGctatatgaaaataaaactagAAATTATTAACGTATACACCTAACACCTTAGTACTATCTTCGATGTCTAACACACCTCCATTTAAATTTACAGATTTGAGAATTTCACGTTTGACATATCGTGGTTTTAAATagcattatatttttttctacattgGTTTAGTATTAATCTAGTAGATAGAAAGCACTTTTTTCTATGCGCAGTTATGCTTCTGCATTTGAAACTAGTATCAGCATATCTATTGAATTTGTTGCAATATCTGTATCGCCAACATACCATCAGTATCCTATATAAAGTACGTGCCTCCTAGTGGTGAGATACGAGCAACAATACATTGGCTTATAGTACAGTCCTTACATTAGGGATCTTGGCCTGTACAGAAAGATTTAACTGTGGAGGGTAATGCTGCACTTTCATTGCATTGGTGGTGTTTTGGCTAAGTCGTGCAGGATATAATGCTGATAGAAAACGCATTCAGGCACCAAATATTCAAAAGACCTTGGGGAAGAATATAAATTGTGGTATGCAGATAAAAGTAATGCTAAAAATGGAATTGGTATAACTTCaaataaagaagtgaaagatAATGTAATATAAGTTGTAAGAACACGTGATAGAATAATGATAGTGAATTTTGTACTTGATGAAGAAGTGTCGAATGTCATGTATGTATGTGTATTCTTTCTATTCTGGTGAGAATGAAAGGAAAGCTTTACATTGTTCCGCTTCTTTACAATAACTTTGTTCAAATcacaacttgtttacaatactttaaCAAACTGACAACTTTAAACTTCAAAATCTCAATTACAACTATTTAAACTGACTATCAACATCCGTTTATctatattttctgacattttagaCTTCACTGGACATTTCAGGATTTTTCGATAACATCTGCAAAATTCAAGACTTCTTTTTTCTTCAAGGGAACTGTCGTAACACTGCTCCCTACTTTATAGTTATTTGTCTCGAATAACTGATCTATCAGGGACCGCTTGAAGCCAACAGGGTGGTTGGCTCCATGGTATGGAGCTAATCTCTCAATATGAATTACCTTGGGTTTATTTCTAGATGAAAACTGGATGCGGTAGATAAAAtcgtttattttctgcaggacggtgTATGGAACTTTCTAGTTTCGTTACATTTCCGGACAAAGTCTTTGCTTACGTATAGGATTGGATAACCATACTGGGTTAACTCTTTGGAAAGTTGTACCTATAGCATGCATGTCGAGCCTGGCTTTGGCTTTATTACTGTaaagcttcaaacttttacgagcaaattcgtagaatttttccaatttttctttcaaattttcgatGTACGTCATGGATTCTTCTTAGCAGGAAGGCAATCTTCCAAAAATAAGATCTTTAGGAAGTTTCATTCCTCTTCCGGTGATCATCATTGATGGAGAATTACTGGTTGGTTCATGTTCGTAACTTCTATAGGTTAACAGAAATAGATGAATTAAAGTATCCCAATCTATGTGATTATCAGCGAAAAACATTGAATAGTATTGCCATTGGAAGGTGTTATGTCTTTCGACCATTTCGTCTGATTGTGAATAGAAAGGCGTAATGCAAGTTTTCTTAATAgccaagattttcattaattctaGCCATAATTTTGGTTCAGAATTTCGTCCTTGATAAGAATGTAACTCTAAAAGAACTCCATGTCTTGGTATGACGTTTGTTATGAATGTTTCTGCTACTGTAGTTGCTTCTTGATTGGGAAGAGGAGcaatttcaggccattttgaaaaataattcatTGCGACCATTAAGTACTTA is a window from the Diabrotica undecimpunctata isolate CICGRU chromosome 10, icDiaUnde3, whole genome shotgun sequence genome containing:
- the LOC140451699 gene encoding uncharacterized protein, which translates into the protein MNYFSKWPEIAPLPNQEATTVAETFITNVIPRHGVLLELHSYQGRNSEPKLWLELMKILAIKKTCITPFYSQSDEMVERHNTFQWQYYSMFFADNHIDWDTLIHLFLLTYRSYEHEPTSNSPSMMITGRGMKLPKDLIFGRLPSC